In the genome of Myxococcus guangdongensis, one region contains:
- the ku gene encoding non-homologous end joining protein Ku translates to MARPVWVGSLSFGRVALPVRLHGVVASRQARFHLLHDADGARIQNKRVCSAEGEEVPLEHVVRGYTLEDGRHVTVTSGELDALDPVSSRVIALEEFVDPAQVDPLLLDTSYHLVPARGAEPAYALMAEALRASGRVGVGRLVLYQKGHLCLVRPHARGLVLSTLHAVDEVVSQEQLPELETTGASVAPAELDAALRLIEARSTTFDPRRHPDEHRERVMAFLERRARAQARSRRAPRAAPEVGAPAGAKVRGLEATPAEGALRLRPRLAAREVREDSGGLGSKPFPVEPGKGGAPDDPRGASTPWPHEAPGSTTPSVTPEGRGGLGALEPKKPRG, encoded by the coding sequence ATGGCGCGTCCGGTCTGGGTGGGCTCGTTGAGCTTCGGGCGGGTGGCGCTCCCGGTGAGGCTGCACGGCGTCGTCGCCTCCCGGCAGGCCCGCTTCCACCTGCTGCATGACGCGGACGGCGCCCGCATCCAGAACAAGCGGGTGTGCTCCGCGGAGGGCGAGGAGGTGCCGCTCGAGCACGTGGTGCGGGGCTACACGCTGGAGGACGGCCGGCACGTCACGGTGACGAGCGGCGAGCTGGACGCGCTGGACCCGGTGTCGAGCCGGGTCATCGCGCTGGAGGAGTTCGTGGACCCGGCGCAGGTGGACCCCTTGCTGCTGGACACGTCGTACCACCTGGTGCCGGCGCGCGGCGCGGAGCCGGCGTATGCGCTGATGGCGGAGGCGCTGCGTGCGTCGGGCCGCGTGGGCGTGGGGCGGCTGGTGCTGTACCAGAAGGGGCACCTGTGTCTGGTGCGGCCTCACGCGCGCGGGCTCGTGCTGTCCACCTTGCACGCCGTGGACGAGGTGGTGTCGCAGGAGCAGCTCCCCGAGCTGGAGACGACGGGCGCGAGCGTGGCGCCGGCCGAGCTGGACGCCGCGCTCCGGCTCATCGAGGCCCGCTCCACGACGTTCGACCCCCGGCGGCATCCGGACGAGCACCGCGAGCGGGTGATGGCCTTCCTGGAGCGACGGGCGCGCGCGCAGGCGAGGTCGCGGCGTGCTCCCCGGGCGGCACCCGAGGTGGGTGCTCCAGCAGGCGCCAAGGTGCGAGGTCTGGAGGCGACGCCGGCGGAAGGGGCGCTGCGGCTGCGTCCACGGCTCGCGGCGCGAGAGGTTCGGGAGGACTCGGGTGGGCTCGGCTCGAAGCCGTTCCCGGTGGAGCCGGGGAAGGGCGGGGCGCCGGATGATCCACGGGGGGCCTCCACGCCCTGGCCCCACGAGGCGCCCGGGTCGACGACCCCGTCTGTGACCCCGGAGGGCCGTGGCGGCCTGGGGGCGCTGGAGCCGAAGAAGCCTCGCGGGTGA
- a CDS encoding MTAP family purine nucleoside phosphorylase encodes MAVRVGIIGSHGLEHLLGFNGRLETHTLETPFGPHAGPLFSGELDGVSVVYVPRHGQGHLFNATRAPYRANLFALKQLGVTHVLSTSTVGSLQEHLPPLQLVVPDQVIDRTYRRPCTFYDDVAVHVELGHPFCGTLRKTLANAAVATHAVVATQATYVCIEGPALSTRAESLLYRTWGGDLVGMTAMPEARLAREAELHYALVALPTDYDSWQSPPEGQEHEALLSRLSHNVQAVTSKGATLIRRALARIAETPVSCRCDSALAMALWTERSRIPDEVRSRLRPLLGRYLPPNVV; translated from the coding sequence ATGGCTGTCAGGGTGGGCATCATCGGGAGCCATGGTTTGGAACACCTCCTGGGGTTCAATGGTCGTCTGGAGACCCACACCCTCGAAACACCGTTCGGTCCCCATGCGGGGCCGCTGTTCTCCGGGGAGTTGGACGGCGTCTCGGTCGTTTATGTTCCACGCCACGGCCAGGGCCACCTCTTCAACGCCACCCGCGCCCCCTACCGCGCCAACCTGTTCGCGCTGAAGCAGCTGGGCGTCACGCACGTGCTCTCCACCAGCACCGTGGGCAGCCTCCAGGAGCACCTGCCCCCGCTGCAGCTCGTCGTGCCGGACCAGGTCATCGACCGGACCTACCGGCGCCCCTGCACCTTCTACGACGACGTGGCCGTGCACGTGGAGCTGGGGCACCCCTTCTGCGGCACCCTGCGAAAGACGCTGGCCAACGCCGCCGTCGCCACCCACGCCGTGGTGGCCACCCAGGCCACGTATGTCTGCATCGAGGGGCCCGCGCTCAGCACGCGCGCGGAGAGCCTGCTGTACCGCACGTGGGGCGGGGACCTGGTGGGCATGACGGCCATGCCCGAGGCGCGGCTCGCCCGCGAGGCGGAGCTGCACTACGCCCTGGTGGCGCTGCCCACCGACTACGACTCCTGGCAGTCTCCTCCGGAGGGCCAGGAGCACGAGGCCCTCCTGTCGCGGCTGTCGCACAACGTGCAGGCCGTCACCTCCAAGGGCGCCACGCTCATCCGCCGCGCGCTCGCGCGCATCGCCGAGACGCCCGTCAGCTGCCGGTGTGACTCCGCGCTGGCGATGGCGCTGTGGACCGAGCGCTCCCGCATCCCCGACGAGGTCCGCTCGCGGCTTCGTCCACTGTTGGGCAGATATCTTCCGCCGAACGTCGTCTAG
- a CDS encoding fumarylacetoacetate hydrolase family protein, which produces MTTARYCRFLYEGRAHHGRVEGTEVVVLSSAPWLAGVKDTGIRRSLSAVTLLVPADASKVVCIGQNYRKHAEEMGKPVPVEPLIFTKPSTALNGPRSPIRIPKASQEVHFEAELALVIGEKLKNADEMTAARAIWGLTCFNDVTARDIQKRETQHTRAKGYDTFACAGPWAVTGLSPADLQISCRVNGQVRQDSRTSDMVFSPARLVSFISHIMTLLPGDMISTGTPSGVGKLAAGDSVEVEIEGIGTLLNPVELEP; this is translated from the coding sequence ATGACGACCGCCCGCTACTGCCGCTTCCTCTACGAGGGCCGTGCGCACCACGGCCGTGTCGAGGGCACCGAGGTGGTGGTGCTCTCCTCGGCGCCCTGGTTGGCCGGCGTGAAGGACACGGGCATCCGCCGCTCGCTGTCCGCGGTGACGCTGCTGGTGCCGGCGGACGCGTCGAAGGTCGTCTGCATCGGCCAGAACTACCGCAAGCACGCGGAGGAGATGGGCAAGCCCGTCCCCGTCGAGCCGCTCATCTTCACCAAGCCCTCCACCGCGCTCAACGGCCCCCGCTCGCCCATCCGCATCCCCAAGGCGAGCCAGGAGGTGCACTTCGAGGCGGAGCTGGCGCTCGTCATCGGCGAGAAGCTCAAGAACGCCGACGAGATGACGGCCGCGCGCGCCATCTGGGGCCTGACGTGCTTCAACGACGTCACCGCGCGAGACATCCAGAAGCGCGAGACGCAGCACACGCGCGCCAAGGGCTACGACACCTTCGCGTGCGCGGGGCCGTGGGCGGTGACGGGCCTGTCGCCCGCCGACCTCCAGATTTCCTGCCGGGTGAACGGGCAGGTGCGCCAGGACAGCCGCACCTCCGACATGGTGTTCAGCCCCGCCCGGCTGGTGTCCTTCATCTCCCACATCATGACGCTGCTGCCGGGGGACATGATTTCCACCGGCACGCCCTCGGGAGTGGGGAAGCTTGCGGCCGGCGACTCGGTTGAAGTGGAAATCGAGGGAATCGGGACGCTGCTCAATCCAGTTGAGCTGGAGCCGTGA
- the lysA gene encoding diaminopimelate decarboxylase encodes MSFFTFRKGVLHAEGVPLPAIADAVGTPTYVYSTAALTGHFGAVVDAFGEARPLICYSVKANSNLSILRLFAGLGGGFDIVSGGELARVRQAGGEAAKTVFAGVGKTPEEMAAALDAGLLLFNVESAEELEALDAVGRRLGKKAPFALRVNPEVDARTHRYIATGLKTSKFGVPFEEAVALYERSKKMKGLRAAGLDCHIGSQLTQSSPVRAALTKVAGLYRELKARKHPLEYLDVGGGLGITYTDETPPSVEEYARVVLAATKDTGARLVLEPGRSLVGNAGVLLTRVLYRKLTPARRFAIVDAGMNDLLRPALYEAHHGFVPLVKRRGKEVEVDVVGPVCESTDVLAKARPLVLPQPGELYAFLSAGAYGMSMASNYNSRPRPAEVLVAESAWRVVRERERTEDLWRGERA; translated from the coding sequence GTGAGCTTCTTCACCTTTCGAAAGGGCGTGCTGCACGCGGAAGGCGTGCCGCTGCCCGCCATCGCGGACGCGGTGGGCACGCCCACCTACGTCTATTCCACCGCGGCGCTCACCGGGCACTTCGGCGCCGTCGTCGACGCCTTCGGCGAGGCCCGGCCGCTCATCTGCTACTCGGTGAAGGCCAACTCCAACCTCTCCATCCTGCGGCTGTTCGCGGGGCTGGGCGGGGGCTTCGACATCGTCTCCGGCGGAGAGCTGGCCCGCGTGCGGCAGGCGGGCGGCGAGGCCGCGAAGACGGTGTTCGCGGGCGTGGGCAAGACGCCGGAGGAGATGGCGGCCGCGCTGGACGCGGGCCTCCTCCTGTTCAACGTGGAGAGCGCCGAGGAGCTGGAGGCGCTGGACGCGGTGGGCCGGCGGCTCGGGAAGAAGGCGCCGTTCGCCCTGCGCGTGAATCCGGAGGTGGACGCGCGCACGCACCGCTACATCGCCACGGGCCTCAAGACGTCCAAGTTCGGTGTGCCCTTCGAGGAGGCGGTGGCGCTGTACGAGCGCTCCAAGAAGATGAAGGGCCTCAGGGCCGCGGGCCTGGACTGTCACATTGGCTCGCAGCTCACGCAGAGCTCGCCGGTGCGCGCGGCGCTCACCAAGGTCGCGGGGCTGTACCGCGAGCTCAAGGCGCGCAAGCACCCTCTGGAGTACCTGGACGTGGGCGGCGGGCTGGGCATCACGTACACGGACGAGACGCCCCCGTCGGTGGAGGAGTACGCGCGCGTGGTGCTCGCGGCCACGAAGGACACGGGCGCGCGGCTGGTGCTGGAGCCGGGGCGCTCCCTGGTGGGCAACGCGGGCGTGCTGCTCACGCGCGTGCTGTACCGCAAGCTGACGCCGGCCAGGCGCTTCGCCATCGTCGACGCGGGCATGAACGACTTGCTGCGGCCCGCCCTCTACGAGGCCCACCACGGCTTCGTCCCGCTGGTGAAGCGGCGGGGCAAGGAAGTGGAGGTGGATGTGGTGGGGCCGGTGTGTGAGTCCACCGACGTGCTGGCCAAGGCGCGCCCCCTGGTCCTCCCCCAGCCAGGCGAGCTGTATGCCTTCCTCAGCGCCGGGGCTTACGGCATGAGCATGGCTTCCAATTACAACTCCCGCCCCCGTCCGGCGGAGGTGCTGGTGGCCGAGTCGGCCTGGCGGGTGGTGCGCGAGCGCGAGCGCACCGAGGATCTCTGGCGCGGCGAGCGGGCCTGA
- a CDS encoding TIGR04551 family protein — MSHVLLAALLVASSTATAQVPAGGTPPPAPAPAEAAPAPAPEAPAASPEQPAAAQPAAVPAGETVTQDDLEATKQELRGEIRAEAAKQSLNGEEWSEEYPEEKRKLEVFQLDGYFRLRPTLFYKFDLGRLPATIPGQDLFPRSSRVSANTQSFATMRLRLDPTFNVSEQVKIKLQVDGLDNLVLGSTPDTLYPGDTRNVFTIFSEDQESLGNTLSDSIKLRRAYGEVNTPVGILRFGRMGSHWGLGMLRNDGNCFDCDFGDTVDRIQFVTEPFAGWYVTPMLDFNSEGSVYRSGAQGEPVDLTQADDAHSWVLAIARRDTDAQIRSKLDNNQGVLQYGLHFTYRTQNYQDITNDTTGQVSFIPRDAKLYVPDFWLRYEERSWRIEMELAAVLGSINSRGLSLNESMADPSLRVAQFGGVLQGEVKAVENKLTVGLELGFASGDKAPGFGNYPGRTGSGNPNGPNNYTQPGDVEGPQYRCDAGGCADDAIRNFRFNRDYRVDLILWRQLIGGITDAFYIRPSVKYAVAPGIDVYGRVIYSQALYAESTPSFTSKSLGIELNAGVDYTTEDGFIAGLAYGILFPMSGLQQYQEVLRRDLETPHTIRGWLGVKF, encoded by the coding sequence ATGTCTCACGTCCTGCTGGCGGCGCTGCTCGTCGCTTCCTCCACGGCCACCGCCCAGGTGCCCGCCGGGGGCACGCCTCCGCCCGCGCCCGCGCCCGCGGAGGCCGCGCCCGCCCCCGCCCCCGAGGCTCCGGCCGCCTCCCCCGAGCAGCCCGCCGCCGCCCAGCCCGCCGCCGTGCCCGCGGGTGAGACGGTCACCCAGGACGACCTGGAGGCCACCAAGCAGGAGCTGCGCGGAGAGATTCGCGCCGAGGCCGCCAAGCAGTCCCTCAACGGCGAGGAGTGGAGCGAGGAGTACCCCGAGGAGAAGCGCAAGCTGGAGGTCTTCCAGCTCGACGGCTACTTCCGCCTGCGCCCCACGCTCTTCTACAAGTTCGACCTGGGCCGGCTGCCCGCCACGATTCCGGGGCAGGACCTCTTCCCGCGCTCCTCGCGCGTGTCGGCGAACACCCAGTCGTTCGCCACCATGCGCCTGCGCCTGGACCCCACGTTCAACGTGTCCGAGCAGGTGAAGATCAAGCTGCAGGTGGACGGCCTGGACAACCTGGTGCTCGGCTCCACGCCGGACACGCTCTACCCGGGTGACACGCGCAACGTCTTCACCATCTTCTCCGAGGACCAGGAGTCCCTGGGCAACACGCTGTCGGACTCCATCAAGCTGCGCCGCGCCTACGGCGAGGTGAACACGCCGGTGGGCATCCTGCGCTTCGGCCGCATGGGCAGCCACTGGGGCCTGGGCATGCTGCGCAACGACGGCAACTGCTTCGACTGCGACTTCGGCGACACGGTGGACCGCATCCAGTTCGTCACCGAGCCGTTCGCCGGCTGGTACGTCACGCCGATGCTGGACTTCAACTCCGAGGGCTCGGTGTACCGCTCCGGCGCCCAGGGTGAGCCGGTGGATCTGACGCAGGCCGATGACGCCCACAGCTGGGTGCTCGCCATCGCCCGCCGGGACACGGACGCGCAGATCCGCTCCAAGCTCGACAACAACCAGGGTGTGCTCCAGTACGGCCTGCACTTCACCTACCGCACGCAGAACTACCAGGACATCACCAACGACACGACGGGGCAGGTGAGCTTCATCCCCCGCGACGCCAAGCTGTACGTCCCGGACTTCTGGCTGCGCTACGAGGAGCGCTCCTGGCGCATCGAGATGGAGCTGGCGGCGGTGCTCGGCAGCATCAACAGCCGCGGCCTCAGCCTGAACGAGTCGATGGCGGACCCCAGCCTGCGCGTGGCCCAGTTCGGCGGCGTGCTGCAGGGTGAGGTGAAGGCGGTGGAGAACAAGCTGACGGTGGGCCTGGAGCTGGGCTTCGCCTCCGGTGACAAGGCGCCGGGCTTCGGCAACTACCCGGGCCGCACCGGCTCCGGCAACCCGAACGGCCCCAACAACTACACGCAGCCGGGCGACGTGGAAGGTCCCCAGTACCGCTGCGACGCGGGCGGCTGCGCGGATGACGCCATCCGCAACTTCCGCTTCAACCGCGACTACCGCGTGGACCTCATCCTGTGGCGCCAGCTCATCGGCGGCATCACCGACGCGTTCTACATCCGCCCGTCCGTGAAGTACGCGGTGGCGCCGGGCATCGACGTGTACGGCCGGGTCATCTACTCGCAGGCGCTCTACGCGGAGTCGACGCCGTCGTTCACCAGCAAGTCGCTGGGCATCGAGCTCAACGCGGGCGTGGACTACACCACCGAGGACGGCTTCATCGCGGGCCTCGCCTACGGCATCCTCTTCCCGATGAGCGGCCTGCAGCAGTACCAGGAGGTGCTGCGTCGGGACCTGGAGACGCCGCACACCATCCGCGGCTGGCTGGGCGTGAAGTTCTAA
- the dapA gene encoding 4-hydroxy-tetrahydrodipicolinate synthase, with the protein MKTFEGSMTALATPFRNGALDESAYRALVRQQIEGGTRVLIPMGTTGESVTMSADERARAVRVVVEESKGRALVVGGAGSNNTAEVIESVARVRDAGADGTLIVTPYYNKPTQTGLVEHFRAVARAHPGFPIIAYNVPGRTGVDLLPETVQRLCDFPEVVAIKEATGNMARAVDILEKCGERLTLLSGDDFTVLPFIACGGKGVISVSSNVAPRMMADLVASARAGDFAKARELQVKLNNLHRLLFVESSPIPVKWGLHLLGLFGPEVRLPLVPMTEPNATKLAEELRQLGLLKH; encoded by the coding sequence ATGAAGACCTTCGAAGGCTCCATGACGGCGTTGGCCACCCCGTTCCGCAACGGCGCGCTCGACGAGTCGGCCTACCGGGCCCTGGTGCGGCAGCAAATCGAGGGCGGCACCCGCGTGCTCATCCCCATGGGCACCACGGGCGAGTCGGTCACCATGTCCGCGGACGAGCGCGCCCGCGCGGTGCGCGTGGTGGTGGAGGAGTCGAAGGGCCGGGCCCTGGTGGTGGGCGGCGCGGGCTCCAACAACACCGCCGAAGTCATCGAGAGCGTGGCGCGCGTGCGGGACGCGGGCGCGGACGGCACGCTCATCGTCACGCCGTACTACAACAAGCCCACGCAGACGGGCCTGGTGGAGCACTTCCGCGCGGTGGCGCGCGCCCACCCGGGCTTCCCCATCATCGCGTACAACGTCCCCGGTCGCACCGGCGTGGACCTGCTGCCGGAGACGGTGCAGCGGCTGTGCGACTTCCCGGAGGTGGTGGCCATCAAGGAGGCCACCGGCAACATGGCCCGGGCGGTGGACATCCTGGAGAAGTGCGGCGAGCGGCTGACGCTCCTGTCCGGTGACGACTTCACCGTGCTGCCCTTCATCGCCTGCGGTGGCAAGGGCGTCATCTCCGTGTCCTCCAACGTGGCGCCCCGGATGATGGCGGACCTGGTGGCGTCCGCGCGGGCCGGCGACTTCGCCAAGGCGCGCGAGCTCCAGGTGAAGCTCAACAACCTCCACCGGCTGCTCTTCGTGGAGTCGAGCCCCATCCCCGTGAAGTGGGGCCTGCACCTGTTGGGGCTCTTCGGGCCGGAGGTGCGGCTGCCGCTGGTGCCCATGACGGAGCCCAACGCGACGAAGCTCGCCGAGGAGCTGCGCCAGCTGGGCCTGTTGAAGCACTGA
- the mutM gene encoding bifunctional DNA-formamidopyrimidine glycosylase/DNA-(apurinic or apyrimidinic site) lyase codes for MPELPEVEIARRNLVRWFTGRRLVRAEADDTRVFRGADRARFAQLQGRLESLVRRGKYLLFSFEEGRGLLGHLGMTGKFVRRAPTDVVPYSRARFHLDDDQVLHFADARMFGRMEPTPAAGLRSLDVVKALGRDPLADGLTAGQLEQAVASSKQDLKVALMDQARIAGLGNIHAAEALFRAGLHPARKPSTLTPDDWKRLVQAIRESIDFGLEEQQGEEPVYLEDGGSENPFLVYGRGDGPCSRCGSPVESFTQAGRTTYACPKCQPRGRAGK; via the coding sequence ATGCCCGAGTTACCCGAAGTGGAGATCGCCCGGCGCAATCTGGTGCGCTGGTTCACGGGCCGTCGACTCGTGCGCGCGGAGGCGGATGACACCCGCGTCTTCCGCGGCGCCGACCGTGCGCGTTTCGCGCAGCTGCAGGGGCGACTGGAGTCGCTCGTTCGCCGGGGCAAGTACCTGCTCTTCTCCTTCGAGGAGGGGCGGGGCCTGTTGGGCCACCTGGGCATGACGGGCAAGTTCGTGCGCCGCGCCCCCACCGACGTCGTCCCCTACAGCCGCGCCCGCTTCCACCTGGACGACGACCAGGTGCTGCACTTCGCCGACGCGCGCATGTTCGGGCGCATGGAGCCGACCCCCGCCGCGGGCCTGCGCTCGCTCGACGTGGTGAAGGCCCTGGGGAGGGACCCGCTGGCGGACGGCCTCACCGCCGGCCAGCTGGAGCAGGCCGTGGCGTCCTCGAAACAGGACCTGAAGGTGGCGCTGATGGATCAGGCGCGCATCGCTGGCCTGGGCAACATCCACGCCGCGGAGGCCCTGTTCCGCGCCGGCCTGCACCCCGCGCGCAAGCCCTCCACCCTCACCCCGGACGACTGGAAGCGCCTGGTCCAGGCCATCCGGGAGAGCATCGACTTCGGCCTCGAGGAGCAGCAGGGCGAGGAGCCCGTGTACCTGGAGGACGGCGGCTCCGAGAACCCGTTCCTGGTGTACGGCCGCGGTGACGGCCCGTGCTCCAGGTGCGGCTCCCCGGTGGAGTCCTTCACCCAGGCCGGGCGCACCACCTACGCCTGTCCGAAGTGCCAACCCCGGGGGAGGGCAGGGAAATGA
- the dapB gene encoding 4-hydroxy-tetrahydrodipicolinate reductase translates to MIRTVITGITGRMGSTLLRLSRDAEDLQVVGATERPGSASVGLDAGLAARIGALEVQVSDDLGRALDAAKADVVIDFTSAEVSVAHAKACAERGVAFVCGSTGFSPEASLELAACAKQVPIVAAPNMSVGVNLVIRVASELARVLGPGFDVEVLEAHHRMKKDAPSGTALRLAEVLASALGRTQDDLTFARHGQIGARPPSEIGVQTLRGGDVVGEHTVYFFGEGERIELTHRATSRDQFGLGALRAARWVVGRPPGLYDMADVLGFQGTP, encoded by the coding sequence ATGATTCGCACCGTCATCACCGGCATCACCGGCCGCATGGGCAGCACGCTCCTGCGGCTGTCGCGCGACGCGGAGGACCTCCAGGTCGTGGGCGCCACGGAGCGCCCCGGCAGCGCCTCGGTGGGGCTGGACGCGGGGCTGGCGGCGCGCATCGGCGCGCTCGAGGTGCAGGTGTCGGACGACCTGGGCCGCGCGCTGGATGCGGCGAAGGCGGACGTGGTCATCGACTTCACCAGCGCGGAGGTCAGCGTGGCCCACGCGAAGGCGTGCGCCGAGCGCGGCGTGGCCTTCGTGTGCGGCTCCACGGGCTTCTCGCCGGAGGCGTCGCTCGAGCTGGCCGCGTGCGCGAAGCAGGTGCCCATCGTCGCCGCGCCGAACATGTCCGTGGGCGTCAACCTGGTCATCCGCGTGGCGTCGGAGCTGGCGCGCGTGTTGGGCCCGGGCTTCGACGTGGAGGTGCTGGAGGCGCACCACCGGATGAAGAAGGACGCGCCCAGCGGCACGGCGCTGCGGCTGGCGGAGGTGCTCGCCTCCGCGCTGGGCCGCACGCAGGACGACCTGACGTTCGCGCGCCACGGGCAGATTGGCGCGCGCCCTCCGAGCGAGATTGGCGTGCAGACGCTGCGCGGGGGGGATGTGGTGGGTGAGCACACCGTGTACTTCTTCGGCGAGGGCGAGCGCATCGAGCTGACGCACCGGGCAACCAGCCGCGACCAGTTCGGGCTGGGGGCGCTGCGCGCAGCGCGCTGGGTGGTGGGCCGCCCTCCGGGGCTGTATGACATGGCCGACGTGCTCGGCTTCCAGGGGACACCATGA
- a CDS encoding M48 family metallopeptidase, with amino-acid sequence MQRILSAVWSLALILGVTTGCTTQRVQAEKALAKTFISDEQEEEIGQQVKKELEQKEKVKYVEDPTIVEYVRNLSAPILKQATKDRPGVKWKINVIDDPKTVNAFATPGGYLYVYTGLILASDTEAELAGVMAHEAGHVVGRHSARAMVNQMGIQTVTQLALGQNPGAAAQVAAQLVGGGALLAHSRSEELEADEYGARYSSGAGFDPKGLISFFQKLQAQGGDTPGVMKWLSTHPTNKQRISDLEKYIKEKNLRGSNNSPGQLPAIKQKLGGAR; translated from the coding sequence ATGCAGCGGATTCTCTCGGCGGTATGGAGCCTCGCCCTCATCCTGGGCGTGACGACGGGCTGCACCACGCAGCGCGTCCAGGCGGAGAAGGCTCTCGCGAAGACCTTCATCTCGGATGAGCAGGAGGAGGAGATCGGCCAGCAGGTGAAGAAGGAGCTCGAGCAGAAGGAGAAGGTCAAGTACGTCGAGGACCCGACCATCGTCGAGTACGTGCGCAACCTCTCCGCGCCCATCCTCAAGCAGGCCACGAAGGACCGGCCCGGCGTGAAGTGGAAGATCAACGTCATCGACGACCCGAAGACGGTCAACGCCTTCGCCACGCCCGGCGGCTACCTCTACGTGTACACGGGCCTCATCCTCGCGTCGGACACGGAGGCGGAGCTGGCGGGCGTGATGGCGCACGAGGCGGGCCACGTCGTCGGCCGCCACTCGGCGCGCGCCATGGTCAACCAGATGGGCATCCAGACCGTCACCCAGCTCGCCCTGGGGCAGAACCCCGGCGCCGCCGCGCAGGTGGCCGCCCAGCTGGTGGGCGGGGGCGCGCTGCTCGCGCACAGCCGCAGCGAGGAGCTGGAGGCGGACGAGTACGGCGCGCGCTACTCCTCCGGCGCCGGCTTCGACCCGAAGGGCCTCATCAGCTTCTTCCAGAAGCTCCAGGCGCAGGGCGGTGACACACCGGGCGTCATGAAGTGGCTGAGCACCCACCCCACCAACAAGCAGCGCATCAGCGACCTGGAGAAGTACATCAAGGAGAAGAACCTGCGCGGCAGCAACAACAGCCCGGGCCAGCTGCCCGCCATCAAGCAGAAGCTGGGCGGCGCGCGCTAG
- a CDS encoding YihY/virulence factor BrkB family protein, which translates to MRLPRLKYLTWREFTRRFVKEFQEDTVTDIAAQLSYYLLFSLFPFLFFLVTLVAYMPFAPGAVDAMLERIRPLVPGDALGLVTQHLTSLVDQPRPRLLTVGLVLALWSASRGADALRKALNLAYDVPESRPVWKTQGLAVVVTLVGTLLIPLSFAVFLLGGRLGAWLATRLQVEEAFHLVWSWARWPFTAGLVMLVVSLCYYLLPDVKQRFKYITPGSILGTLAWMASTWGFTQYVEHFGKYNVTYGSIGGVVVLLLWLYISGLVFILGGEINAILEHASAEGKEKGARNFDEPAPAEPPIKTPGAAKSAASAKRSRMAFWRWRRRVARGKSPEPSAAEQQPPPSSLH; encoded by the coding sequence ATGCGGCTGCCGCGGCTCAAGTACCTCACGTGGCGCGAATTCACGCGACGCTTCGTGAAGGAGTTCCAGGAAGACACCGTCACGGACATCGCGGCGCAGCTGTCGTACTACCTGCTGTTCTCGCTGTTCCCCTTCCTGTTCTTCCTCGTCACGTTGGTGGCGTACATGCCCTTCGCGCCCGGCGCGGTGGACGCGATGCTGGAGCGCATCCGCCCGCTGGTGCCCGGCGACGCGCTCGGCCTGGTGACGCAGCACCTGACCTCGCTGGTGGACCAGCCTCGGCCCAGGCTGCTCACCGTGGGTCTCGTGCTCGCCCTGTGGTCGGCGTCACGCGGCGCGGACGCGCTGCGCAAGGCGCTCAACCTGGCCTACGACGTGCCCGAGTCGCGGCCCGTGTGGAAGACGCAGGGCCTGGCGGTGGTGGTGACGCTGGTGGGCACGCTGCTGATTCCCCTGTCCTTCGCCGTGTTCCTCTTGGGCGGGCGGCTGGGGGCGTGGCTGGCGACGCGGCTGCAGGTGGAGGAGGCGTTCCACCTGGTGTGGTCCTGGGCGCGCTGGCCGTTCACCGCGGGCCTGGTGATGCTGGTGGTGTCGCTCTGCTACTACCTGCTGCCGGACGTGAAGCAGCGCTTCAAGTACATCACCCCCGGCTCCATCCTGGGCACGCTGGCGTGGATGGCGAGCACGTGGGGCTTCACGCAGTACGTGGAGCACTTCGGCAAGTACAACGTCACCTACGGCTCCATCGGCGGCGTGGTGGTGCTGCTCCTGTGGCTCTACATCTCCGGGCTGGTGTTCATCCTCGGCGGGGAGATCAACGCCATCCTCGAGCACGCCTCCGCGGAGGGGAAGGAGAAGGGCGCGCGCAACTTCGACGAGCCCGCGCCCGCCGAGCCGCCCATCAAGACACCGGGGGCCGCCAAGAGCGCCGCCAGCGCGAAGCGCTCCCGGATGGCCTTCTGGCGCTGGCGACGGCGCGTGGCCCGGGGGAAGTCCCCCGAGCCCTCCGCGGCGGAGCAGCAGCCTCCGCCCTCCAGCCTGCACTGA